The Trichoderma breve strain T069 chromosome 2, whole genome shotgun sequence DNA segment TGGCCACAAGCGCGGCCAGAGCGATGTCATATCCAGAGCACGACTTTTCGAGACCGGCGACTCGAGCAGCGCCGGTTCTGGTAGAGGCCAGGATAACATATATGGCTCAGTCCGGCAATCGCTTCGCCCGCTGCCGCGAACCCCAACGGCCTCTTCCATCGAAGCCCCAGCGACACCACCTCACGGTTCCAAGCAGCCGCGCGAGCGAGGCCAGAGTATAGACATTGGCCGATTATCACTATCCCAGAACGATAGCGTCGCCTCGCCCACAGTGCCTTCGCGGCCTCTGCCAGCACGGCCAAACTCCATGTACATGTCTCGAGGCGAGCCTGCGATTCCGGAAGATGCAGTCATGGCGCCTACgcatcatggccattctCACTCCCATAGCGCTCATATAGCCCGCCCTGATCTTGAGCGGCTGGGTCGATCTTCTACAAGCCAGCTTCGGACGCTCTCTCAGCTTGCAAAATCCGAGGACGCGGAGGACTTCAAAATCAACTCGCCTGCACAGGAAGTAGTTGGACTTCGAGGCCGGCGTAGGCTGCAGCGCACCGATAAGACAGCTGGCCGCGCCAAGACGAACTATGGATGGGAAGGGCGCAATTGGATGGACAAGCAGCGCAGGTTCCTCCAGGCGTACGAATACCTTTGTCACATTGGTGAAGCCAAGGAGTGGATCGAAGATGTCATCCAGCAGACTCTCCCACCCATTgttgagctggaggaggcattGCGAGATGGCGTTACGCTGGCAGAAGTGGTGGAATCTCTAAACCCCGAGCGACGTTTCCGGATATTTAGAAACCCAAAGCTGCAGTTCCGACACTCTGACAATATCGCCATTTTCTTTCGATACCTGGATGAAGTGGAGCTGCCCGACCTCTTCCGTTTTGAGCTTATAGACCTCTACGAGAAAAAGAATATTCCCAAGGTCATCTACTGTATTCACGCTCTGAGTTGGCTTCTCTTTCGCAAAGGGATTGTTGATTTCCGCATCGGCAACCTCATCGGCCAGCTGGAATTCGAGCACCATGAACTGGAGGCAATGCAAAAGGGATTGGATATGCTTGGAGTTAACATGCCCAGCTTTGGCAACATGGGGGCTGATTTTGGCGTTCCTGAGCCGGAACCAGAGCCGGAACCTGAAGaaaccgaagaagagaggatCGAGCGCGAATTAGCAGAGAACGAAgatgtcatcatcgactTCCAGGCACAGCTTCGTGGCGCGCTGCTCCGACTCAAGCTTGGAGAGATGATGCAAGGATTCTGGGATGAGGAGCAGTGGCTGATTGACCTGCAATCAAGAATACGAGGCAACTTTACCCGCGAGATTATGAACTATCGAATGCAGATGAGACAATCCGCCATTCTCGTCCAGAGCCTTGTCCGTGGATTCCTTGTTCGGAAGGGGCTCAAGAAGAGCGACCAAGCCAGGAAAGCTGCAGAGCCTGCTATTTTGGCCTTCCAGAGCATGCTTCGAGCGCAAAAGGCACGCAACGAAATGCAAGGCCTCAAGTCTACGCTGTCTCGTTGTGATGCCCCGATTAGGGCAATTCAAGCCATGTCCAAGGGCTTTCTGCTCCGCCAATCTCAAAAtgtgcagcagcaggagacgaagaaggctGCCAAAGAAGTCCAAAATCTTCAGGCGCTTGCCAGGGGAATGCTGACGCGGTACAAAATCAGCAAAGACCTATGCGAACTCGAGGAGCACACGCCAATGGTTGCCAGCCTTCAAGCCGCCGTCAGGGCAACATTGGTTCGAGCAAGAATtgaacagcaacaacaggaTCTCCAGTCCTTCACAGACGTATTTACTTCCTTACAAAGTGCGATCCGCGGACGTGCCGCCCGAGATGAACAAGAGGTTCTCAaggccgagctggccaatcaTGTACCCGCGATTGGACAACTTCAGGCTGCAATGCGAGCTGCCGCCGTGAGGAGAGAAATCACAACTCGTCTTGATGACTTGAAAGAAAACGAGCCTGCCGTTATTGAACTCCAAGCACATATTAGGGCCATGTTTGAGAGGCAAAAGGTGTTGGCAATTCAGGATCAACTTGATGCTGAAGAGCCTGCAATCATCGACCTGCAAAGCCACATCCGAGGTTTCCTTTGTCGTCAGTATCACTATGCCTTGTTGGATGAGCTGTCATCCCATGATGCAGCGACCGCCGAGTTCCAAGCCATCCTTAAGGCTATGATGGAGCGTGCAAGAATTGACGACCTACTTACGGAGCTcctcgaggaagaagattccaTTGTCATTTTCCAggcagctgccaaggctTTCCTCATTCGACTTCGGTTcgaggaaaagaaacgaTTTTACGAGGAGAATATGAAAAAGGTCATCAAGATCCAGAGTTTTGTACGTGCCAAAGTGCAAGGCGAGGCGTACAAGAGCCTTACTACGGGCAAAAACCCGCCTGTCAGCGCTGTCAAGAACTTTGTGCACCTGCTCAACGACAGTGATTTTGACTTCAATGAAGAAGTCGAGTTTGAGCGGATGCGGAAGACGGTGGTCCAGCATGTGCGCCAGAATGAGATGTTGGAGCAATACATCGACCAACTGGATATCAAGATTGCTCTCTTGGTCAAAAACAAGATTACTCTCGATGAAGTCGTGAGACATCAGCACACATTCGGCGGAACCTCGATGGGCCTCCTGGCCAACTCGACTATCGCGTCAACCAACCAATTTGATCTCAAAGCGCTCAACAAGAGCTCCCGAAAGAAGCTGGAGTCTTACCAGCAGCTGTTTTTCAGTCTCCAGACGCAGCCCCATTATCTCGCCCGCCTGTTCAAACACATCCGCGTGCAGGTGACGGCTGAAAAGGACAGCAGACGCATTGAGCTTCTTATGATGAGCCTCTTTGGTTACGCCCAGAAGCGACGAGAGGAGTACTACCTTTTGAAGCTGATTGCCCGATCAATACGAGAGGAGGTTGAAAGTACAACAAGTGCGCTGGAGTACTCTCGAGGCCATTACTTTTGGACCAAGCTGCTTGCTAACTACACACGGTCCCCTCGGGATCGAAAGTATCTCCGGTCCCTTTTGGGACCCTTGATTCGCGACAACATTATTGAGGACCCGGCACTCGATCTGGAGAGTGACCCTATGCAAATCTACCGATCCGCCATCAACAATGAGGAGCTGCGGACAGGAAGGCCTGATCACCGGCCCCTAGATGTCCCCCGCGAAGTTGCCATCCGCGATCCGGAGACGCGACGCCTCTTCATCGACCATTTGCGAGACTTGCGAGAGATTTGCGACCAGCTGTTCTCATCCTTGGAAGAACAAGTGCATAAAATGCCCTATGGTCTCCGGTTCGTCTGCAGCGAAATGTTCCAGGCCCTGCGCCAGCATTTCACGCGCGAGCCGCCAGAAAACTTGCTGCAAATGGTGTCCCATTGGCTGTGGAAGTTTTACCTCCAGCCAGCTGTTACCATGCCTGAGAATGTGGGCGTCATTGACAAGTCGCTCAGCCCTCTTCAGAAGAGGAACTTGGGCGAGGTTGCTAAAGTGGTCGGTCAAATCGCGCTGGGCCGGCCATTCGGCGGCGAGAACATCTACCTTCAGCCCCTGAATGCGTTCATCGGCGAATCCATCGAGCGCCTGCAGCAAATCACCAACGACCTCATCAATGTGCCCGACGCTGAGAGAACGTTTGACATTGACGAGTTCAACGACCTATACGCGAAAAACAAACCTACCTTGTACGTCAAGATGTCGGATGTCTTTGCCATTCACAATCTGGTGGCGCAAGAGCTTATGGTCATGGCTCCAACCCGGGATGACGTCCTGCGCGAAATCATGCAAGATCTGGGCAGCGCCAAGAGCAATGAGAGTGAAATGAGTGCGGCGGGATCGGCGGATATTCAGATGTTCCTGACCCCCAGGCTTCACGACCTTGAAGATCCCGAGGCGGATATCAAGGCTTTGTTTATGGAAACAAAGCGGTGCGTTTTGTACATTATTCGAGTGCAAACCGGAGCCAATCTGTTGGAAATTTTGGTCAAGCAGATTacggttgaagatgaggagaaatgGGAAGCACTTCTGCGAGAGGATTTTGCGGACACCAACTCACGAGGGGCGTATTCAGATACTAAGATGGCTGACATCACCTCCATGTCCTACTACGATCTCAAGCGAACGGCTCTGGAGAACATTATgcagctggagcagatgGGAAGGATTTCAAAACAGAATCAGTACCAAGACGTGCTTAACGCTATTGCCAGCGATATCCGGACCCAGAGCCGCAGACGTGTTCAGAGGCAGCGAGAATTGGACGGCGTGCGCCTGACGCTTGCCAACTTGACTGAAAAGGCCAAATAcctggagcagcagcgtaAAAGCTACGACGATTACATTGAGCAGTCAATGAAGACACTTCAGAACAAAAAGGGGTAAGTACATCTTTTCCACTTAGTATGTGGTGTTAAGGCAATGAGAAGCTAACAGTGAGATGTAAAATAGACGAAAGAGGTTCCTCATGCCATTCACCAAGCAGTACAACCATCAGCGAGAGCTTGAACGTAGTGGCCGGGTGCCAAAGTTCGGAAGCTACAAGTATAGCGCGCGAGCACTGTCAGAAAAGGGCGTTTTGGTGTCATGGAGCGGAACGGCCGACCGCGAATGGGACAAGATTGACATCACAATCTCGTGTGACCAGGTCGGTGTGTTTGCCATTGAGGGAACTCGAAGCCACATCCAGATACCCGGAGCAACAGCTCAAGTACCGATTGAGGACATGCTTCAGGCACAGTTTGAAGCGCACCAGTTCATGACGCTGTTTGAGGGTACCCTCAAGCTCAACGTGAACCTGTTACTGCATCTTATTTACAGGAAGTTTTACCGTACGCAGTGATAAAACAACAACACCTGGTGGATGGGATTGGGCAGGGCGGACAGGAGCCGCTGATGGGTGTGGTTATCATTCAAGGAACGTTGGAGCGAGGCGAACTGAACATGCGCGGTGTTTGACGGAGTTGGGATTTTGCATTTTTGAAAGACTGGCTGGGCGGGATTTAATATATCCAGGGAAACTACTACCTAACTATACATGACTGAATATGCGCATGCAGCTTATGGACATGGGAAATGATGAGGAGGGAggcaaaagaggagaagggggagcCAGATTCTAGAGGTGGAAAATGGCGGGCAGGCTGACAAGGGTGAGGGTATGAtagtcgtcatcatcattgtcatcgGTTACATATAGTAGATTTCTCTGCTGTAGgatacttttttttttcttgtatttgctttgctctgaTGGCGATGAGTCTTGGATGGGGGAGGGGAGTGGCTGTTTGGGTTGAATATAAGGAGTGATGAGTAATTCTACGTATTTACTTAATCGATTATATGTGTGTATATCGGCGTATAAGCGATGTCTAATGAAATCAACGGCGCGTAGGTTGATTGTTGAAAAGAGATATCGGATCGTGATCGATTATCTGGTATATGGCCAAAGTAATATCGTGAGCTGACATATTAATTGTTGTGGTGTATAAGCTTTTACATGTATTGGATAGACTCATAAGTTTGTATATATCATGTTGAATAGAACTGGGATCATGATCGTCTGGTATTATATGCCTAAAGTAATATCGTGAGCTGACAGAGTAAGTGTTGTGGTAGCTAAGCTTTTAAATATTGGATAGACTCATAAGTTTGTATATATCAAGTTGAAAAGAACTGAGACTCCTGATAATCGTGTAGATCTTCATCCCGACCATGCCGCACTCGAGTCAGAGTTGGCGGTGAGTTTTCATAGTTTCGACCGAAACAGCTGACTTTGACGCTCATCTCTCACTCATTCCCTGAGTCTGAGAGGCGGTCAAACAAAGAGTGTTTTGAAAGTCAAGAGGTCGTCGTCAGCGCATGAAACGCCTCTCAGCCGGTCATTGTGATCGACAGAAGGTTGGATCACTATACATATTACATAGTTGATTGGACACACAACACAGTCAATGCGGATTTCAGggtcttttttgcttctaaTAGAATCAACACGAAAAGTGTGTTTTGTCAGCTTCCATCGCCACAAGCTAGTCATTGGCAGTAGTAGTTGCTTTTCCCCCACATGCAGCAAAGCAATTAGCTTATACAGTCCTCGGGCGGAGAAGATTATACGGTGCTTGTGTATTGGTaacgcagcagcagcacgcgTTCGCACGCCTACAGAGGTCTAGATCACGCAATCGGTGGGAATTTTGGTGAAATTACGATGGCAAGtgggaacaaaaaaaaaagagggaacaATTCTTGGAGACGTGGGGAAGAGCGAATTGACCAACCAGAGGATGGGCGATGCCTAATTGAGCAGTTTTCCAAGGGTCCTGAGGGGGGAAATAAATAATCTCCAAGGAAAATAAATACGGAGTAGTAAGTGCGTATTAAGTACGCTGGAGGCTGGAGAGAATGGGATTATCTGGCGCTTGCGCAGGGGAGATTGGGCTTGAATGCTGGCGTCCATGTGACCCGAAATGGGCTCGGCAATAATCAGAACAGCGATAAGCGTGTGTTGTTGGGGCCGGAAGTTGTTGGACTTTTCGGGTCGTCGCTTATTATCGCATTGAGGCTACACAAAAACAAAGAGGGAAAATGTGAACGAAGGGGAACTGACGATGACAGGGTTGCAACCCACGATAATGCTCTGCCACCACATAGTTTTTTGTTCTGCTGTGTCGGTCAGCCTCCCACCACATCGGAGCAGCTGGAATGGAACATGGCCACAAAGTCAGTTTGCCTGATTAGCCGCTACTTTCGAGGTGCCAGAGGTGCTGCAACACAAACAGAGTCTGACGGATCTAATTTTATGCACCAAGGTGAGGTGAGGATGCATACAGTGTCGAGAGAGCTACAAACTAGAACTAGTAGCTTCCATCTCCGTATGCAGTCTCTTGCGTGCTCGcgtgatgatgccattcaACGCCGGAAGTCGGGGCTCGTTGTCTTCTCCACATAGGCTAGCAATATTCATATAAGGATGGGCTGGATGCGAGACGCACGCGCCAGGCTTGGTTTGTGAACagatctctttttttcttatctgCCTTCCTCCACGAAGAGAAGTGCGCCGTGTGCCTGGTTTATTGaatcttttatataatactgGTGGAATTTTAAGTGAACAATCTGATATCACGTCTCACCTTCACTTACTTACTCTCCCGTCTTGGTGCCACTTCATTCCGTGTCTCAGACCTTCGGAAATACTAGCACGATAAGACTCAGACAAAAGACTaattgtcttttttttctccttttcatCCTGACGGCATATCTTTATTTTAAACTacagtgaaaaaaaaaagatatcCTATTTGGTGCCGTCAAAACTACAACCGCCATGGCTCCCGATCTCAACACGCTGCCGCGCTCAGAGGCGCCTCAGCCCACCGCCCACCCAGAGCAGAAACCAAACATTCTTTACATCATGGCCGACCAACTGGCGGCTCCTCAGCTCAAAATGTACAATCCCAACTCTCAGATCAAGACGCCCAACCTGGACCGTCTGGCAGCTTCATCCGTCCAGTTCGACTCTGCCTACTGCCCTTCACCGCTCTGTGCGCCCTCAAGGATGAGCATGATCTCCGGCCTCTTGCCCATGAAGATTGGCTCTTACGACAATGCCTCTCAGATCAACTCAGAGGTTCCCACGTATGCGCATTACTTGCGCTCAAAGGGCTACCACACCGCTCTGGCGGGCAAGATGCACTTTGTGGGCGATCAGCTGCACGGCTATGAGCAGCGTCTCACGAGTGACATTTATCCGGGTGACTTTGGCTGGGTTGTGAACTGGGATGAACCGGATACTCGTCTCGAATGGTATCACAATGCTAGCTCGATTCTTCAGGCCGGGCCTTGTGGACGGAGCAACCAGTTGGATTACGATGAGGAGGTCATGTATCGCAGCACTCAGTATCTTTGGGACCATGTTCGTGAGGGTCCTGACAAGCGCCCTTTTGCTCTGACTGTTTCTCTTACTCATCCTCATGATCCTTATACCATTACGAAAAAGTACTGGAACCTGTACGAGGATGTGGATATCGAATTGCCCAAGGTTCGCAtcgccaaggagaagcaggacaCTCACAGCAAGCGTCTTCTGAAGGTCTGTGATCTGTGGGATCTGGAGTTTTCAGACGAACAAATCAAGAGAGCCAAGAGAGCGTACTATGGTTCTGTGAGCTATGTTGACGACTGCAtcggcaagctgctcgagACGCTTGAAGACGCCGGCTTGATGGACAACACCATTGTCATCTTCAGTGGCGACCACGGCGATATGCTGGGCGAGCGCAACCTTTGGTACAAGATGAGCTATTTTGAGTCGTCTGTGCGAGTCCCCATGCTGGTTCACTATCCTAAGTGGTTCACCCCTCGCCGTGTGCCGCAAAATGTCTCGACGCTGGATCTTCTGCCTACGATTTGCGACATCATCGGCACCAAGCCAGCATCCTTCTTGCCCATGGACGGCGTAAGCATGATGCCTCACCTGCTGGGCAAGGAAGGAGGCGGCGATACGGTCTTTGCCGAGTACACAGGCGAGGGAACTGTGCGccccatgatgatgattcgaCGAGGGGATTGGAAGTACATTACTTGCCCGGCTGATGAGCCGCAGCTGTTCAATCTCAAGACGGATCCTCTGGAGCTGGATAACCTGGCGCGCTTCGGTACCGGCAAGATTGAGCCGCAGAcggaggctgagaaggaggccaagaCTGTGTTTCAGAATTTCGAGGCCGAAGCAAAGGCCAAGTGGGATTTCGATGCCATTACAGAAAAGGTGTTGCAATCTCAAAGAAGCAGACGCCTGGTGTGGGATGCGTTGAGCAAGGGAGCGTTTACAAGCTGGGACCACGACCCGGTGGACGATGGCAGACAAAAGTGAGTAATATCTTGTTCTGTTACGTTTGATTATGTTTTGAAGTGGTACTTGATTGCTAATTATTGTCCGATTTTAGGTACATCCGATCAAACATCCCGCTGGATGACTTGGAGAGGCGTGCGAGATATCCGTTTGTGGACTCGCAGGGATACGAGATTTCAAAGACGGTCAATTCGACTCGAAGCTAAGCGGGAggcttcattcttcttcttcttttttacaGCATGCTATTTGCTATCTTGAGCATCGGATTGACTCTAAGAGACTGATTACTTACTTGAGTTTACATTGGCGGGAGCATACATAGCGAAGGGATTCTTGTTGGCTTGACGGACATGATTTGGAGTACCATTTTGGAGTACCAGTTGTAGTTGAaacttatttaaatatatcatgagaaaaataaactaaaaatattaaaatattgTATCTATACTTGATAAGAATGCTGTTGATTAACTCAAACTGAAGCCAACAGTTACAGTAACTGCCTTATATAATTTCCTGCAAAGCTTCATTAGTGGCTGCCCCCACTTGGTTACCACCACGGCAGGCACCATGCCTAGCGCCTGCCCCACGGAGCGTGTTGGTTCCTGTACTTGAATAATAAATTCAAACTCAACGTCACTGCTAAAAGGAAACTTGCTCTCCCTCATACTGCAATTCTACTTATTTTTACATTGTGCCACGTATCCAATTCTTACAAACACGTCTCGCTTGAGTCCTCACCCCCGAACTGAATCCTCTCAACAACTGCAACCAGGAAGAGCGCAGAGAAAGAGACAAATCGCTTCAGCTACAAAACCAACAGGCGCATACGATGGCGACGCTGGGcttggacgacgacgagctcaAGTCGGTTGAGCAGACACTGGCTCGGTTGGCGCAGCTCTCGAGCAGCATACAAAGCTTAAAGATGGATATTCTCAAGAGCAATCCGCTTCCTCACCCGTATGCTTGGTCCCCCACGTTGCGCAATACCTGGCAGCTCTAACGGTTTCACTCTGGTGCAGCTCCTCATTACAAGCCTCGGCTCAGATCCTCCAGCGCAACCTCCAGACGGTATTAGATAACCTGAGCGAGAACGCAGAGCTCTTCTCGCGCATCGCCGTGCATCCATCGACAAATTATCCCGGACGAACACAAGAAGGCGTCTTGACCCAGCTGCTGCGGAAGAAGCTAGAGCCAGATGTGGAGGAGCTCGTTTCACAGGGACGCGAGACGGCACGCCTAGCTACGCCTGAGGGCATTGCGGAGCTACAGAGCATATGGGACGAGCTGCGGGAATGGACACATGACAGGATTGCTAAATACGTCAGAGAAGAGGCCGGCGATGTCTAcaccaaagaagagagggagatgggCGTCGATAAGGTGCGCACAGGACTGAGAAAAGGTCTGGACGAAGAaagcgacgaagaagacgacgaagacgaagacgaggatgaggataaTGATGACGCCATGGACGCGACGAATGATCAAGCAAAATCGGCGGCAGTGGGTAGGGGACCTGAGCCAGAAACTCTGCTTTGGTTTGCGGCGCGAGGAGATTTCGACGTGCCGCGGAATGTTGAATATGAGAGAAAATCTGGGGGGAAAAGGGGATATGAAGGAGTGAATATACCGCCAGGCTCGTCTTAGGCTGACGACCTCGACGGCTTGCTTTCCAATGTTGCTGAGTGCCTTGCTTCTTTAACAAGCTCAGACGACGAATCAAACGATCACCCATAATACTGGAGGTTATGGAAGTTATCTTGCTATGGCAAtcatggcgacggcgatCCGGTATTGGTGTTAGATTTGTAcgtgtcttttttctttccctttttctaTTAGTGCGAGCGGTTGCTGGAGTTCCACGGACACGGTCAAGTCATAGCGTCCGGTCCCTGAATAATATGTCATCGAAGGTGTTCAAGCACAGGGATAAGGCTTGCAGAATGCAGCTACGAAGCACAGCATTGGCCCTATGAGATGAAGGCGGCAACGTTGCCCCGGAATTACACATTAATTTGtttatttccttttatttCGAGCCCATGACGTATCGAGATCAACCGAGGCGATCGAAGCGAGCGAATGTCAGACGACATCGCAGGGTTGGGTTGATCCTCTGGTTGGAGCGATAAGGATGATGGTCAATCAGAGCGCGCATTGGGATGCAAGGGAGCCCGAAATGGTCGGATGTGACAGCTTCGGGCCAGCTGAGGAGCTGCATGTGTAATCGTGACGTTCCCCGCAAAGACTTTAAACTTCCCCTCCATCCCGAGGCGAATTGATCCTCTAGTGCTCTTCTCATTTCTGATTTCTTGAACCTTGTGTGCCATGAGCTCATCGCTGAGAGCGGAATCCCACTTGTCAAAGCTCTAAAAGCCAATTACTTCTTAATATCTTGACCAATAGGCCCAGCAGTAAGCCGCCACAGCTCCGGCTAGTGACAAGATATAAGATCAGCCAGCTGACCGTCCACCTAGTGCTCACATTGCTGCCATGTTGTATAACGCATATTGGTATGTTGTTTATTTCCCCCTCATCCTTCAGTCTTACTCTCCATTATCTATGGGGTGGGAGGAGGCTTCTTAAGTAAGACCAATTAAGGCCTTCTCCTCggaaagagggagagagggcTGCAAAGAGGACGAGACGAAAAATTTACTTAAACCCACGCCTCATGCCATTCTACCTCTTTCCATCGCCATGACTTTCAATTTTTTAAACGGGCTGCAATTTTCTATGGATATAAACGTACAGGATACTCATGCGATTCATCTAGTCATGGCGGGGGCGGAGTATGAGTACTGTCCATTCATGTTTTGGTACCCGCCTGCGGTGTGCTATTACAAGCGGTTCGGGCCTGgaattgatgaagacgacacTAATGCGGCCGTGGCAACAGACGGGAAGGATATCCAGCCATACGCCGCTGGTGAGGGAAACGACACAAATGCCGTCAACGGGGCAAACTCGTCGCGCTTCTTATCTCTGCCGGCAGAGGTGCGGCTGAGGATCTACTACTGGGCTTACAGGATGAGTCCGATCCAGCCCAAGGAGCTGGCGGCGGGATATCCGATCC contains these protein-coding regions:
- a CDS encoding GTPase-activator protein for ras-like GTPase domain-containing protein; this encodes MSSYRNSPRRDSHAIDLSAANSNINRNNSTTSSASSGYSYTSDHSIHSQSTSASSIYGSVGHKRGQSDVISRARLFETGDSSSAGSGRGQDNIYGSVRQSLRPLPRTPTASSIEAPATPPHGSKQPRERGQSIDIGRLSLSQNDSVASPTVPSRPLPARPNSIAHIARPDLERLGRSSTSQLRTLSQLAKSEDAEDFKINSPAQEVVGLRGRRRLQRTDKTAGRAKTNYGWEGRNWMDKQRRFLQAYEYLCHIGEAKEWIEDVIQQTLPPIVELEEALRDGVTLAEVVESLNPERRFRIFRNPKLQFRHSDNIAIFFRYLDEVELPDLFRFELIDLYEKKNIPKVIYCIHALSWLLFRKGIVDFRIGNLIGQLEFEHHELEAMQKGLDMLGVNMPSFGNMGADFGVPEPEPEPEPEETEEERIERELAENEDVIIDFQAQLRGALLRLKLGEMMQGFWDEEQWLIDLQSRIRGNFTREIMNYRMQMRQSAILVQSLVRGFLVRKGLKKSDQARKAAEPAILAFQSMLRAQKARNEMQGLKSTLSRCDAPIRAIQAMSKGFLLRQSQNVQQQETKKAAKEVQNLQALARGMLTRYKISKDLCELEEHTPMVASLQAAVRATLVRARIEQQQQDLQSFTDVFTSLQSAIRGRAARDEQEVLKAELANHVPAIGQLQAAMRAAAVRREITTRLDDLKENEPAVIELQAHIRAMFERQKVLAIQDQLDAEEPAIIDLQSHIRGFLCRQYHYALLDELSSHDAATAEFQAILKAMMERARIDDLLTELLEEEDSIVIFQAAAKAFLIRLRFEEKKRFYEENMKKVIKIQSFVRAKVQGEAYKSLTTGKNPPVSAVKNFVHLLNDSDFDFNEEVEFERMRKTVVQHVRQNEMLEQYIDQLDIKIALLVKNKITLDEVVRHQHTFGGTSMGLLANSTIASTNQFDLKALNKSSRKKLESYQQLFFSLQTQPHYLARLFKHIRVQVTAEKDSRRIELLMMSLFGYAQKRREEYYLLKLIARSIREEVESTTSALEYSRGHYFWTKLLANYTRSPRDRKYLRSLLGPLIRDNIIEDPALDLESDPMQIYRSAINNEELRTGRPDHRPLDVPREVAIRDPETRRLFIDHLRDLREICDQLFSSLEEQVHKMPYGLRFVCSEMFQALRQHFTREPPENLLQMVSHWLWKFYLQPAVTMPENVGVIDKSLSPLQKRNLGEVAKVVGQIALGRPFGGENIYLQPLNAFIGESIERLQQITNDLINVPDAERTFDIDEFNDLYAKNKPTLYVKMSDVFAIHNLVAQELMVMAPTRDDVLREIMQDLGSAKSNESEMSAAGSADIQMFLTPRLHDLEDPEADIKALFMETKRCVLYIIRVQTGANLLEILVKQITVEDEEKWEALLREDFADTNSRGAYSDTKMADITSMSYYDLKRTALENIMQLEQMGRISKQNQYQDVLNAIASDIRTQSRRRVQRQRELDGVRLTLANLTEKAKYLEQQRKSYDDYIEQSMKTLQNKKGRKRFLMPFTKQYNHQRELERSGRVPKFGSYKYSARALSEKGVLVSWSGTADREWDKIDITISCDQVGVFAIEGTRSHIQIPGATAQVPIEDMLQAQFEAHQFMTLFEGTLKLNVNLLLHLIYRKFYRTQ
- a CDS encoding sulfatase domain-containing protein produces the protein MAPDLNTLPRSEAPQPTAHPEQKPNILYIMADQLAAPQLKMYNPNSQIKTPNLDRLAASSVQFDSAYCPSPLCAPSRMSMISGLLPMKIGSYDNASQINSEVPTYAHYLRSKGYHTALAGKMHFVGDQLHGYEQRLTSDIYPGDFGWVVNWDEPDTRLEWYHNASSILQAGPCGRSNQLDYDEEVMYRSTQYLWDHVREGPDKRPFALTVSLTHPHDPYTITKKYWNLYEDVDIELPKVRIAKEKQDTHSKRLLKVCDLWDLEFSDEQIKRAKRAYYGSVSYVDDCIGKLLETLEDAGLMDNTIVIFSGDHGDMLGERNLWYKMSYFESSVRVPMLVHYPKWFTPRRVPQNVSTLDLLPTICDIIGTKPASFLPMDGVSMMPHLLGKEGGGDTVFAEYTGEGTVRPMMMIRRGDWKYITCPADEPQLFNLKTDPLELDNLARFGTGKIEPQTEAEKEAKTVFQNFEAEAKAKWDFDAITEKVLQSQRSRRLVWDALSKGAFTSWDHDPVDDGRQKYIRSNIPLDDLERRARYPFVDSQGYEISKTVNSTRS
- a CDS encoding mediator of RNA polymerase II transcription complex subunit 8 domain-containing protein; its protein translation is MATLGLDDDELKSVEQTLARLAQLSSSIQSLKMDILKSNPLPHPSSLQASAQILQRNLQTVLDNLSENAELFSRIAVHPSTNYPGRTQEGVLTQLLRKKLEPDVEELVSQGRETARLATPEGIAELQSIWDELREWTHDRIAKYVREEAGDVYTKEEREMGVDKVRTGLRKGLDEESDEEDDEDEDEDEDNDDAMDATNDQAKSAAVGRGPEPETLLWFAARGDFDVPRNVEYERKSGGKRGYEGVNIPPGSS